The Balaenoptera acutorostrata chromosome 2, mBalAcu1.1, whole genome shotgun sequence genomic sequence catataagtgatacatagtttctgtctttctttttctgatttatttcacttagtatgatcatctctaggtccatccatgttgctgcaaatggcattatttcatcctttttatggctgagtagtattccagtgtgtatgtgtgtgtgtgtgtgtgtatacacacacacacacacacacaccatatcttctttatccattcatctgttgatggacattcaggttgtttccatgtcttggctattgtaaatagtgctgctgtgaacactggggtgcgtgtgtctttttgaattagaggttTTTCTGGCTATATGCCcgggaatgggattgctggatcatatggtagctctatttttagttttttgaggagcctccatagtgttttccacagtggctacaccaacttacattcccaccaacagtgtaggaggattccctcttctccacaccctctccagcatttattgtttgtagacttttttttttttttttggctgcgttgggtcttcattgctctgcgtgggctttctctagttgtggcgagcgggggctactcttcgttgcagtgcatgggcttctcattgcggtggcacgggctctaggcatgcgggcttcagtagttgtgccttgcaggctcagcagttgtggcgcacgggcttagttgctccgtggcatgtgggatcttcccggaccagggctcaaacccgtgtcccctgcaatggcaggcggattcttaacgactgcgccaccagcgaagccccgtttgtagactttttaatggtggccattctgactggtgtgaattgatacctcattgcggttttgatttgcagttttcttttttttttttttttttttttaaatttgtttgtttatttatttattcatttatttatttttggctgtgttgggtcttcgtttctgtgcgagggctttctctagttgcggcaagcgggggccattcttcatcgcagtgcgcgggcctctcactgtcgtggcctctcttgttgcggagcacaggctccagacgcgcaggctcagtagttgtggctcacgggcctagttgctccgcgacatgtgggatcttcccagaccagggctcgaacccgtgtcccctgcattggcaggcagattctcaaccactgcgccaccagggaagccctgcagttttctaataattagcgatgttgagcatcttttcatgtgcctgttggccatctgtatgtcttctttgaagacatgtctgtttaggtcttctgctcatttttcgattgggctgttttgtttttttgattgagttgtatgagctgtttgtatattttggagattaagcccttgtcagtcgcatcatttgcaaatattttctcccattccataggttgacTTTTCgctttgatggtttcctttgctgtacaaaagcttgtgaGTTTGAtgaggtcccatctgtttatttttgcttttatttctattattcatttatttatatatttttggctgcgttcggtctttGTTGTGCCACATGGGATCTTCGctgaggcacgcgggcttctctctagttgtggcgcatgggctccagggtgcatgggctctgtagtttgcagcacacgggctctagttgaggcgcacgagctcagtagtttgcggcatgtgggatcttagttcccccaccagggagggatcaaaccctcattccctgcattggaaggtggattctttaccactggaccaccagggaagtcccagttttgcttttatttctgttgccttgggaaactgacctAAGGAAATATTGGTaccatttatgtcagagaatgcttTGCCTGTGCTGTCTTCTTGAAGTTGTATGATGTCATATcgtacatttaagtctttgagccatgtcgagtttatttttgtgtgtggtgtgagggagtgttctaacttcactgatttacacgTGCCTGTGGGACaactgttatttttcttaatagtaaaagaaaaaaaattctgatctTTGTTCCATgtggccacatttcaagggctcaggaGTCCCTGGTGGCTCAGCTGGAGGGCGTTTCCATCACTTGGAACGTCGTGTTGGACGGGGCAGCCCCAGGAACAGGAGCTGTATTTATCCCTGGCCCGCAGCTGGGTCTTCAGAGGCCATTTGAGCCCCAACTTAAGGATCCTGGGCCCAGTTACCCCATGAGCAGTGCCGGGGCCACTCGAGGGCGAGGGCCTTCCCCTGTCGGCCTGTGCTCACGTCTAGGACCATACCTGGCCTCCGTGTGCACTGTCTGGCCTGTCCCACCTTGTTACTAAAGCAGAGAAagtgatttttaattaaatgccAGTGTTTCTGGGCCTGTTTGTAGACAAGGGGACCAGGCAGAGTGGAGAGGACCTTGACGTGTCTCCAGGTGGCCCTGATACCTGTGCTTTTCCTGCCCTGGTCCCCCCACCCACCGCCCCCCGCCACGCCCTTTAGGAAGCGTGGTCATTGGGAAATGTGCGTCCACGCCCTCCtggcctcctcccacctccctgatTGCTGAGAGCACAGGTGAGGCCGGCCGGCTCATGGTCAGGGTCAAGGCCCTTTCCAGGAGCTGGAGCCCACCCCCAGGCGGGGCGGAGGGACGGTGGAGTCCGGCCTTTTCTGTGACCTGTCCCCTTCGGTCCACTGCTTTCTTTGGGGGGTAAACTGAGTCCCCTGTGTGGCCAGCGGGCAGTGATGCTGCCGTGTCCTGTCCCCAGACCCCCCAGCCCCCTCTGGGAGGGccgaggacactgaggcccagcgGGAGCAGCTCTACCAGCAGAGCCGGGTCTACGTGGCCACGAACCAGCGGCTGTGGCATGCGGGCGCCCAGCTGAAGCAGCAGCGCGAGGAGCTGCGGCGGGCACGCGAGGAGCTGGAGCAGGAGGTCAGCCACGTGGGCCAGGTGGCTCTGCCGGGCGCCGCGGCCGCCACCTCCTTGGGCTGACCCGGCTCCCCGGGGCCTCGGGGGCTCCGCTCGACACCTGGCCTGGCGCACCTCACCTGACACCTGGCCCCTGGGTCCCGGAACCAGGGTCCAGGCTCTCTGTTCCGCGGCCTAGGCATGCCTGGCACCCAGAGACCCTGGGGGACACAGCCTGCCCAGGGGGTGGGGCTGCCTCAGCCAGGCACAGGCCCCTCCCCGAGGGTGGGGTCCGGGTTGTGCGCATGCCCCTCGCCCTGAGGAGCCCCGACTGGACTTCCTGCGGGGCCCAGCCCCCGAGGGCCCTCCgtccatcctcccttccttcctctggcgACCCTGCTTCACTGCCCCCCCCATCAGGCTGAGCTGGTGCCGTCTCCGTGTGAACTGGGGGtcccaggggtcccagaagagggtGAGGAGTTCAGTGTCCTCCCTGACGCATGGTGGCTGAGATTATGTGAGGCGCTGTGGCCCCCCCAGGGCCCAGATCTGAGATGGGGCCTCGCGGTGGGTGCCACCCCTCAGGGCCCCCGGCACTCCGACCCAGGGCCTGGGCGCTCCCCCAGGGCACTTGTCTGTCCGTCAGCTGTGGGGTTCTGTCACACGGGGGCGCCATGAGAGGACGTGGTGGTCAGTCCACTGCCCCGGGCCATCACCCAGCTGCCCTCCTGTCCGTGCACCTTCGTCTGCGGACAGGTGGGTGGTGGGGCAGGAGAGGATCTTGAAAAGGGCATCACCCTAAAAAACCATCCCATGAAGACCAGAGAAGCAGTAGGCCGGCGGGAGGTGGCCCCGGGGCCAGGACCGTCGTGGATGAGCCCGAGTCCCTCCGATGAAATCCCTGTGTGTAGCTGTCTGAACAGTGCCCCGATGGACCACTCCTTTGCAGGGTCCCCGGAAGCTCGGGGCAGTGCTGGGACCCAGCACACAGGGCCCTGACAAGGGAGACCCTGCGCATCCCAGGAAGAAAGAGTGTCTGCCTCACCCTGAGAGACCCCAAAACTGGAGACTTGACCTTGGAGGCCCAGGTGTCAAGAAAGTGCGGGCTTGCCTCTAGTGGCAGCAGTGGACGCCAGGCTGCCTCCTCCAGGGCGCGCTGGCTAACAGCGGGCCCTTGGGGTGAGCtgcttcccctctccctgccctgcctggcCTCCGAGTGGGGCCGCCTGTCTTTGGGGCACTGTCCACCCTCCGGATCCCCCCGGCATCAGGCAGAGACACTCCACTGACTCCTGCCGGGTGCCTCCCCCTGCGCCTGTCCTGAGCGCTCTCCCTGCACCCCCGGGTCACGCTGGGGCTCAGCCCTCGGGCGTCCCCTTGCGTCCTCGCGGTTGTGGGGAGCGAGGCTCTGCAGGCGGCACGTGGACCCCCACCCCGGCTTGTCCCCTCTGGAGACGGGCGCAGGCAGTGTGGAGCGCAACTCAACAGCTGTTTATTAAAGGTGCATATGAGACGCCTGGTTCCGCGGCCTCCTTCCGCCAGATGATGGCTTTACGGTTGGGGGGACGGGATGGGACGGGGCTGTACATATTTACATGTGTCCGGTGGCACTGCAGACCCAGGAGGGAGACGCAGGGTGGAGGGGGAGCCTAGACCGCTGGGCTTGGGCTGCAGCCGGCAGGGTGGCAGGGGTCAGGTGATGCACCGAATCCAGAACCCAGCTCGTGGCGTCCGTCTGCCCCTGGGCCAAGGTCCGGGAGTGGGTGCCCTGTGTCCCCTCAGCGGGTGGCCGGGCAGCGTCCTGAGGGCTTCAGACTGTGGTCCTCCAGCTCCTGCCTCAGACGACTGTCCAGCAACCGCCActgccttcctccaggaagcccatcTTCTCAGGGCCCTGGGCCCCCACCGGTCCGCTGGGCTGGGTGATGAGGTGTGGCTGGCCCCGCTGCAGGGGTTGGACAAGGCAGAGGTGGCTCTGACAGGATGGCCCCGGCCTGGGGAGAGAACGCCTGGGCCAGACAGAGGGCAGCGGGGGCGGCCGGAGAGGGTCCTCTGCCCCCAGTCACGGTGGCCGCGCTGCTCGCCGAGAGGTAGCTCTGGGAGTTCGCCCCACGGCCCACGTGGGGAGACAGGCACACAGCGGCCAGAGCGCCACCTGGGTCTCCCAGTGCGGGgggctcccaccccacccctcacgGCGGGGCGAGCTGGGGTGGGGCCCCCTTTTCCAGGGGAGGCTGGCCCGTGGTGGTGGGGGGCAGCATCTTTCAGCCCCCGTATCTGAGAAGGCGCTCGGAAgaccccccagccccgcccttCTGGCTACTGAAGGGGACTGGGGGCCGGGGGCGGCCGGTTTCTGAGACGCGTCTGATCCTGATCCGCCAGGGGGCCGGGTTCCTGGCACCCTGCTCAGCCCCCGGCCTCCTCCACTGCTGCCGCCGGCAGGCCCTCCACAGGAGGGGCACGTGGTGCAGCCCTTCCCTCGTGCTGTGTCCAGGCCCTCAGGCAGAGTCCTGGCGCCTGTCCTGCAGAACGGGTGTCGGGTGTGAGGGAGAGGTTGCAGCGAGTCTGTGTGTCTCAGCGGCGGCACGGTGTCCGAGGGAAAGGAGGGGCAGTCGGTAGCACCCGGGGTGGAGATGGGGCCCCTCCAGCACCTCCTCTTTGACTCAGCCttgctccccctcctcccagagaAAGGACGGACGCCGGCACAGGGTTCCCCGGCCCCAGGAGCAGCTCTGCAGGGCGACTGTGACTGCATATCCGCGGGTCGGCCGAGAGCAGCCCCGCCCAGAGCCGGGTTCTGCAGGGAGGCGGTGGGCGGCTCTTCCTGCAGGTGTGCCGGGGCTCCCGCTCCGCCTCCTCCGGGACCAGCTCCCTGCAGCACCTGTGGGCTCCAGGGCCTCCCACTCCGAGTCCCACAGCTGTGCTGGACCTCAGGGAGGAGGCCGTGCCCGCACGGAGCCCACAGATCCAGGGCTTCCCGCGTCGCAAAGGAGATTGAGATCGAAAAGGGAAAGGCCGGGGGCCGGGCGGGCGCCTGCCGGGACGTCCTCCCTTAGAGTGCAGTCCAGGCCCGGCGGCGGGGCGGTCAGCCGGGCCCCGGCCTCCCCTCGGTGCCCCGCCCGCCTCGGCCAGAGCCCTCGCGGCACGCCTGCCTCTCCGTGTTCCTTACGAGGGTTGCGGGGGTGCTGTGTCCAGATCACCCCCGGCCAGTCCCGGGGTGCTCCAGGCTCCCTACACTCGCCGTCTCCGTCCCCTTTCTGTGGGGCTCAGCCACGCCCCTCCCCCGTGCCCCACGCTGAGGCTGAACAGGCAGACGAACCGGGTAAGCCCTCGTGAATAAGTTACTCAGCCTTGCCCGTAATTACAGGCTTCCTGCTGCGCCTGCTCTGCCACGGTTGCCTGCCGCTGCCCCCAGCTGGCAGGCTCCCGTCCCCTACGTCGGCGGGCGGGCACTGTCACCTCCCTGCGGCTccccggaggggaggggagggggtgtggtgcTGATGCTAGGCCCGGTGGGGTCAGGAGCCCAGGAGGGCACTGCCGAGGACAGCCCCAGCCAGGAGAGCGGTCTCCGCGTGGGGGCCAGGCTGGGACGGCGCCCCCGTGGGCGCCCCCTGGCGGGGACGTAAGGTCCACCCTGCAGCTCACTTTCCTTGCGGAGCCCCCTGGGCACGGAAGCAAGCGTCTACGCAGTGAGTGTGGGGCCCGTACGGGCAGGGCAGAGGCTCAGAGGGCGGGGGCCCGGGTGGGCAGGCGGGTGCTGGGACCACCCTCGGGGCAGCCAGACGGCCCTGGGCCGGGAGAGGACGTTCTGGAAGGCCAGCCCCGGCCACTATCCCAGGAGGTCGGTAGGGACGGGGGCGGGGGCTTTCTCCACGGCAGAGTCAGTGGTGGCTGCCACCATGGGGCTGGGCACGTAGTTGAAGGGGGGGACGCGGGCAGAGCGGCTAGGGGAGCCGTGTCGGCTGGCGGGGACGAAGGGGCCGGGGGCGGGCGCCTTGGCGGGGCCCGGCCCGTCCACGTCGCTGCCGAGGAGGGAGGGGGGGCCGCCGGTCGTGGCCTGTGGGGTCGCCCAGCTCTCCAGGCTCGGGGACGTGCTCGAGTTGGTCTTGGCAGTCGCGAAGTCCTCGGTCTGGACCACGGCGTCGCTGGTCTTGCGCTGCGGAGGGCCTGTGGGGCCGTCCTCGGGTGAGGAGCCCAGCAGGGGCAGGGCGCGGGGGGGCAGCGTGCTCCGCAGGATGTGCGGGACGTCCTCGTCCCGGATGCGACGCCACGTGGTGCCTGGCGCGGCCTCCCCAGTGCTGCTGCAGGGCGCGTTGTCCGCCACAGGCCCAGGGGCGGGGGCGTCGGGCCCGCGGGCCACACTGATGTGAGGCAGGGAGGCGTAGCGCTTGACAGTCTCGGGCCGCGCGGCTGGCGTGCGGACCGGCAGGCGAGACGGGCTCTCAGAGCTGGTGCGCCGGGGCAGCCGCTCGCCTGGGCCGAGCCGGGCCATGGGGGGCCGCTGGGGGGCCGGAGCCTGCCGGGGGGCCCCCCGCAGCTCATCACAGCGCGAGGAACATAGGAAGACGGCGGGTAGCGCGGGCCGGCCACGGCGGGGcaggctggcctgggcagccGGGGTGGCGGCCTTGGCGGCGGACAGTTCGGAGCGTCGGCGGCGCAGCAGGCCCGGCGACTCCTTGATGAAGGTCAGCTGCCGCCGGAAACCGGAGCGGTCGGAGGCCTCGCTGCCGCTGGAGCGGGCGGAGGCCACACGAGCCAGCCCCGGGCGGCCCCCTCGGGCCCTTGGACCTGGCTCCGGGGCTGCCCTGGCCAGGGGTGGCGGCCCCCGCCTGGCGGGCCTCTGCATGAAGGGGATCCGCACGGGCGACTTCTGTGTCTTGTGCTGCTTGGCCAGCAGGGCCCGGGCGGGAGTCTTGGTTGCGGGGGAGGCCCCGGGGCCAGGCAGGGGTCCTGCAGCCTGGACGGCCGGGGGTGACCTCCTCGTCAGAGGCTGGGAGGCCGGGGAGGTCTGGGAGGAGCTCGACGAGGGGGTCTTGGCGAGGCGGGCGGGTGGCGTGGCGCTCCTCTGAGGGGGGCTCAGCGCCGCCAGCTCTGAGATCTTGCCAGGTCGGTGCAGGCTTCGAGACCGCTGCTGCCCGGGGCCTGGGGTTTTGgcgggggctgctggctgcactGGGTTTGGGGCTCCTGTCTTTCTCGGCACATTGCGGGGCCCAGGGGCACCTTTGGGCTGGGCCCGGGTCGCTGGGCTGGGCATGTAGATCACCGTACGTCCCCGGAGCACGGCTGGCACCCCAGACGTGGCCTTCTGAGCGCCACGTGGCTTCTCCAGGTCGCCGCTGCGCTGGGCCAGAGCCCTGTCCCGTTTCTCTGGCCGCATGGCACTGCCCGCCTGGCCCTCTGCCCTTGGCCGTCGCCCCTTCCTGTGCAGGGGAGGCTGCAGGGTGGAGCCCACCGACTGCCCTGAGGCAAAGGACAGAACGGAGTCGGACTCAGAGGAGGCCTCGCGGGTGGCCGCCGCCGCTGCCTGGTGTAGCCACGTGACGATGGAGTTGGCCCCCTCCTGGATGGCGCGCCACTCGACGCTGTCCAGGTCTGAGGCGTGGTCCGAGCCCGCCGCCTCCTCACTGTGCTCCCGGGGCCCCTCTGCTGGCCTCTTCTCCTGCTGCGCCGCTCGGGACTGGCGGCACCCTGGGCCAGACACCTGGGGCCGGCGTCTGGGCACGCCTGAGCCAGTGCAGCGCCGGAGCAGCTCTGCCTCGGCCCGCGGGCGGGGGGCGCCGTCCCGCCTGCCCCCGGGGCCTGGGTCCTTGGTGACCCCTGGCTCGCGGGCTCGGGGCCGGCTGGCCGTGCGGTCAAAGGGTTCAGGCTCGCTCAGGGAGCTGGCGGAGGAGCTCAGGGAGTAGCATGGTGGCGTCTCATCGGCAATGAGGCTGGGCTGGCCCCTGGCGGGTGGCGCGACCTTGGGCGCAGCAACCTTGGGCAGCGTGACCTTGGGCGCAGCAACCTTGGGCGGCGCGACCTTGGGCACGGCCTGCACCTCCTTCCTGCCACCAGCCAGGGATTCCCTCTTCACCGCGCGGGGGATCGCAGATGCCCGCCGCGGGGGTGCCACCGCCGCTGCCGCGGACGGCTCCTCGTCTGAGTCGTTGCCGTAGAAGCAGTACACAGCCTCCTCGGTGGGCGTCGTGAGGCACAGAGATTGCAGGGCCCCGTCCCCACGCGCCCGGCCCGGGCGGGAGCTCTCCCTGTCCCTGCAGGCACTCGGGGGCCGGCAGAGGGGCAGCTCGAGCCCTGCGCGGCTCCTGCCAGCCCCCCGGGGCTGCTCTGTGCTCCGGCCCGTGCCCCCCGCCCTGTGCCGGTGCCCGGCGGGCTGCCTGGTGGGGGCGGCACGGCCTGCAGCCTTCTGCCCCTGCGCAGGCCCGCCGTCCCCGGGGGGTCCCTGCAGTGTTTCCTCGCTGAGGGAGGTGGCGCTGGAGAAGGTGACTGGCGTACCCTCGGCCGAGTCAGTGCAGGACTCATCCTCGCGGGCTGGGGCAGGCACCAGCATGTAGACGGGCACAGGCAGGGTGCGGCGGCCAGGCACCAGTGCCGAGGCCACCTTGCGGAGCCGGGCGGGCACGGCCCCACCCAGGCACTCGCGCAGCAGCTCCAGGTCCCGGTCGGTGGATGTTGGCCCTTCGAGGCGGCCGCCGGCCTCATCCCGCCGGCGGTGCCCGGGGCCCACGCCTCCCCCACTGCTGCGCTCGGGGCAGGCCGGGGGCAGCAACCGCAGCTCCACGTCCTTCTGCACGTAGAGCTCGTGCAGAGCCAGCGCACTCAGGCTGGAAGCACATGAGAAGTTCTCGTCGGGCTTCTCCACAGTGAAGCGCACGCTGCCCGCGTCCAGCTCGGACGGCAGCCGGCAGCGCTCCCGGCAGTCGGCGATGTCCAGGAAGCGCTTCACGTAGCTCTCCCACTGCAGGCTGAACTGGGTGGCCTCACGCTCGCCCGGCGGCGCGGGGGCCGGCGGGGGCGTCTTGCTGCGGCTTGGTGGCATAGTCTGCCCGGGGCTGTCAGGAAGCTCGCTGGGGCTGACTGTGCCGCTGCCCAGCCCGCTGCACGGGTCGCTGGCGACGGAGCTGGCGATGGATGGGCTCTCGAAGCTGCCCAGCGAGCTGACCGAGCTGCAGCGGCTCAGCACCAGTGGCGTCTCCTGCACGCAGTTCTCGGACGAGCTGGACGGCGTGGCGTCCTCCACCCCCAGGCCCCGGCCCCGCTGAGGCACCGGGATGGCCATGGGCAGGGAGGCGGCCCCCGGCCCCTGCCAGGCCCCGTCCAGCCCGGCCTCACTGGGGccggcctcctccagcccctccagggACGAGTCGCTGTCGTCCAGGTCCCCGGCCTCACTGGGCCCTGGGCGGCCGGCCGAGGACAGTGAGGACAGGGAGCTGCAGCGCGACAGGCAGAGGGGTGCCTTCTCTGCCGCCAGCTTCTCGGGCACCTTGTTCAGGTCCTCTGCGGGCAGCCAGGCCTGTTTCCGGGCCCTGGGGGCCAGGGACCCTGCGCCCACCCTGGCGGTGCCCTCAAGCAGCGGCACGTGCTGGTAGGTGGGCGACAGCTTGATGGTGCACACGCGGGCATCTGTGGCCACGGCGTCCCGGGCCTTGGGCTCAACCTGGCCGCTGGGCAGGTTGAGGTCAAGCCGGCTGGGCCGCGCCTGGCCGCACAGGGGTCCCTCACAATGCTCGGCCAGCGCGGCCAGCGGGTAGGGCCGCAAGTGCTCACGGGGACA encodes the following:
- the APC2 gene encoding adenomatous polyposis coli protein 2 isoform X1 gives rise to the protein MGLLGLLSLLHSAFFGDQALQELKMTSSVAPYEQLVRQVEALKAENSHLRQELRDNSSHLSKLETETSGMKEVLKHLQGKLEQEARVLVSSGQTEVLEQLKALQVDITSLYNLKFQPPALAPEPTARTPEGSPVHSSGPSKDSFGELSRATIQLLEELDRERCFLLNEIEKEEKEKLWYYSQLQGLSKRLDELPHVETQFSMQMDLIRQQLEFEAQHIRSLMEERFGTSDEMVQRAQIRASRLEQIDKELLSAQDRVQQTEPQALLAVKSMPMDEDPEAEVPTHPEDGAPQPGNSKVEVVFWLLSMLATRDQEDTARTLLAMSSSPESCVAMRRSGCLPLLLQILHGTEAGAGGRNGTPGAPGAKDARMRANAALHNIVFSQPDQGLARKEMRVLHVLEQIRAYCETCWDWLQARDGGPEGGGAGGAPVPIEPQICQATCAVMKLSFDEEYRRAMNELGGLQAVAELLQVDYEMHKMTRDPLNLALRRYAGMTLTNLTFGDVANKAALCARRGCMEAIVAQLASESEELHQVVSSILRNLSWRADISSKKVLREVGSMTALMQCVLRASKESTLKSVLSALWNLSAHSTENKAAICQVDGALGFLVSTLTYKCQSNSLAIIESGGGILRNVSSLIATREDYRQVLRDHNCLQTLLQHLTSHSLTIVSNACGTLWNLSARSAGDQELLWDLGAVGMLRNLVHSKHKMIAMGSAAALRNLLAHRPAKYQAAATAVSPGACAPSLYVRKQRALEAALDARHLAQALDHLEKQGLPEAEAASKKPLPPLRHLDGLAQDYASDSGCFDDDDAPSLATAAAATAEPASPAVLPLFLGSPFLQGQALARAPPARRGGLESEKEAGGEAAVAARAKAKLALAVARIDRLVEDISALHTSSDDSFSLSSGDPGQEAPREGRAHSCSPCRGPEAGRREAGSRAHPLLRLKAAHASLSNDSLNSGSTSDGHCPREHLRPYPLAALAEHCEGPLCGQARPSRLDLNLPSGQVEPKARDAVATDARVCTIKLSPTYQHVPLLEGTARVGAGSLAPRARKQAWLPAEDLNKVPEKLAAEKAPLCLSRCSSLSSLSSAGRPGPSEAGDLDDSDSSLEGLEEAGPSEAGLDGAWQGPGAASLPMAIPVPQRGRGLGVEDATPSSSSENCVQETPLVLSRCSSVSSLGSFESPSIASSVASDPCSGLGSGTVSPSELPDSPGQTMPPSRSKTPPPAPAPPGEREATQFSLQWESYVKRFLDIADCRERCRLPSELDAGSVRFTVEKPDENFSCASSLSALALHELYVQKDVELRLLPPACPERSSGGGVGPGHRRRDEAGGRLEGPTSTDRDLELLRECLGGAVPARLRKVASALVPGRRTLPVPVYMLVPAPAREDESCTDSAEGTPVTFSSATSLSEETLQGPPGDGGPAQGQKAAGRAAPTRQPAGHRHRAGGTGRSTEQPRGAGRSRAGLELPLCRPPSACRDRESSRPGRARGDGALQSLCLTTPTEEAVYCFYGNDSDEEPSAAAAVAPPRRASAIPRAVKRESLAGGRKEVQAVPKVAPPKVAAPKVTLPKVAAPKVAPPARGQPSLIADETPPCYSLSSSASSLSEPEPFDRTASRPRAREPGVTKDPGPGGRRDGAPRPRAEAELLRRCTGSGVPRRRPQVSGPGCRQSRAAQQEKRPAEGPREHSEEAAGSDHASDLDSVEWRAIQEGANSIVTWLHQAAAAATREASSESDSVLSFASGQSVGSTLQPPLHRKGRRPRAEGQAGSAMRPEKRDRALAQRSGDLEKPRGAQKATSGVPAVLRGRTVIYMPSPATRAQPKGAPGPRNVPRKTGAPNPVQPAAPAKTPGPGQQRSRSLHRPGKISELAALSPPQRSATPPARLAKTPSSSSSQTSPASQPLTRRSPPAVQAAGPLPGPGASPATKTPARALLAKQHKTQKSPVRIPFMQRPARRGPPPLARAAPEPGPRARGGRPGLARVASARSSGSEASDRSGFRRQLTFIKESPGLLRRRRSELSAAKAATPAAQASLPRRGRPALPAVFLCSSRCDELRGAPRQAPAPQRPPMARLGPGERLPRRTSSESPSRLPVRTPAARPETVKRYASLPHISVARGPDAPAPGPVADNAPCSSTGEAAPGTTWRRIRDEDVPHILRSTLPPRALPLLGSSPEDGPTGPPQRKTSDAVVQTEDFATAKTNSSTSPSLESWATPQATTGGPPSLLGSDVDGPGPAKAPAPGPFVPASRHGSPSRSARVPPFNYVPSPMVAATTDSAVEKAPAPVPTDLLG
- the APC2 gene encoding adenomatous polyposis coli protein 2 isoform X4, with translation MPMDEDPEAEVPTHPEDGAPQPGNSKVEVVFWLLSMLATRDQEDTARTLLAMSSSPESCVAMRRSGCLPLLLQILHGTEAGAGGRNGTPGAPGAKDARMRANAALHNIVFSQPDQGLARKEMRVLHVLEQIRAYCETCWDWLQARDGGPEGGGAGGAPVPIEPQICQATCAVMKLSFDEEYRRAMNELGGLQAVAELLQVDYEMHKMTRDPLNLALRRYAGMTLTNLTFGDVANKAALCARRGCMEAIVAQLASESEELHQVVSSILRNLSWRADISSKKVLREVGSMTALMQCVLRASKESTLKSVLSALWNLSAHSTENKAAICQVDGALGFLVSTLTYKCQSNSLAIIESGGGILRNVSSLIATREDYRQVLRDHNCLQTLLQHLTSHSLTIVSNACGTLWNLSARSAGDQELLWDLGAVGMLRNLVHSKHKMIAMGSAAALRNLLAHRPAKYQAAATAVSPGACAPSLYVRKQRALEAALDARHLAQALDHLEKQGLPEAEAASKKPLPPLRHLDGLAQDYASDSGCFDDDDAPSLATAAAATAEPASPAVLPLFLGSPFLQGQALARAPPARRGGLESEKEAGGEAAVAARAKAKLALAVARIDRLVEDISALHTSSDDSFSLSSGDPGQEAPREGRAHSCSPCRGPEAGRREAGSRAHPLLRLKAAHASLSNDSLNSGSTSDGHCPREHLRPYPLAALAEHCEGPLCGQARPSRLDLNLPSGQVEPKARDAVATDARVCTIKLSPTYQHVPLLEGTARVGAGSLAPRARKQAWLPAEDLNKVPEKLAAEKAPLCLSRCSSLSSLSSAGRPGPSEAGDLDDSDSSLEGLEEAGPSEAGLDGAWQGPGAASLPMAIPVPQRGRGLGVEDATPSSSSENCVQETPLVLSRCSSVSSLGSFESPSIASSVASDPCSGLGSGTVSPSELPDSPGQTMPPSRSKTPPPAPAPPGEREATQFSLQWESYVKRFLDIADCRERCRLPSELDAGSVRFTVEKPDENFSCASSLSALALHELYVQKDVELRLLPPACPERSSGGGVGPGHRRRDEAGGRLEGPTSTDRDLELLRECLGGAVPARLRKVASALVPGRRTLPVPVYMLVPAPAREDESCTDSAEGTPVTFSSATSLSEETLQGPPGDGGPAQGQKAAGRAAPTRQPAGHRHRAGGTGRSTEQPRGAGRSRAGLELPLCRPPSACRDRESSRPGRARGDGALQSLCLTTPTEEAVYCFYGNDSDEEPSAAAAVAPPRRASAIPRAVKRESLAGGRKEVQAVPKVAPPKVAAPKVTLPKVAAPKVAPPARGQPSLIADETPPCYSLSSSASSLSEPEPFDRTASRPRAREPGVTKDPGPGGRRDGAPRPRAEAELLRRCTGSGVPRRRPQVSGPGCRQSRAAQQEKRPAEGPREHSEEAAGSDHASDLDSVEWRAIQEGANSIVTWLHQAAAAATREASSESDSVLSFASGQSVGSTLQPPLHRKGRRPRAEGQAGSAMRPEKRDRALAQRSGDLEKPRGAQKATSGVPAVLRGRTVIYMPSPATRAQPKGAPGPRNVPRKTGAPNPVQPAAPAKTPGPGQQRSRSLHRPGKISELAALSPPQRSATPPARLAKTPSSSSSQTSPASQPLTRRSPPAVQAAGPLPGPGASPATKTPARALLAKQHKTQKSPVRIPFMQRPARRGPPPLARAAPEPGPRARGGRPGLARVASARSSGSEASDRSGFRRQLTFIKESPGLLRRRRSELSAAKAATPAAQASLPRRGRPALPAVFLCSSRCDELRGAPRQAPAPQRPPMARLGPGERLPRRTSSESPSRLPVRTPAARPETVKRYASLPHISVARGPDAPAPGPVADNAPCSSTGEAAPGTTWRRIRDEDVPHILRSTLPPRALPLLGSSPEDGPTGPPQRKTSDAVVQTEDFATAKTNSSTSPSLESWATPQATTGGPPSLLGSDVDGPGPAKAPAPGPFVPASRHGSPSRSARVPPFNYVPSPMVAATTDSAVEKAPAPVPTDLLG